In Setaria viridis chromosome 5, Setaria_viridis_v4.0, whole genome shotgun sequence, the genomic stretch AATTTGTAAAGCAATTACGCACCTGGGTTGTGTTTGCCGAAGAGGACGTCGGCGATGGCCgtgccgccttcctcgccgGGGTACCCGGCCCAGACGATGGCGCCGATCTTCGGGTTGCTCTGCGCGAAGGAgacgtcgacgccgccggccgacATGATCACCAGGACGATTGGGTGCGGAGAGGCCTCGGCGACGGCACTGATCCATGTGGTCTGGTTCCACGGCAGGAGGAGATCCTCCCTGTCGTTGCTCTCCCTCTCCACGCTCATGTTCAGGCCGGCGATGACGATGGTCGTGTCGCCGAGCTTCGCCGTCCTGGCTGCTCTGCCCATCCCTTCCGCCGTGTCACACCCCCCGTTGTCGCAGGCGTGCACGTACGTGGCGTTCACCATCTTCCTTATGGCGTTGTATGGCGTCACAACCCTGCAAGGTTTACCTGTGTCGTTCAAGGTAGAAATCAAGAATCTTAGACGACAGGAACAGCATCGACAATAGTAACTTTTTGGTCTAACTGTCGAACAGTCAACAGTAAGAAACAACAGTACGCAGTGATTTTTTTCGCGAAAGTTACCTCGGTAGTCTCCGAGCATGACGTCCGTGGCATTGATGTGTTCCAACAGGCCAACTAACGACACGGAATTAATCCTGTTGGGGTCCAATGGGAGGCGGCGGGCATCGTTCTTTAGGAGGATCATCCCCTGcctggcggcgtcggcggctaGCTCCTTGTGCTCCTCGGTGCagacgtcgccggcgccgagggaCTCGAACTCCGGCATGCCGTCGAAGAAGCCGAGGCGCATGAGGGTGAGGTAGACGTTGGTGAGCGCGTTGTCGACGTCGGCCTCCTTGATCTTCCCCTGGCGCACGGCGTCGACGCCGTAGGTGGTGAAGAAGTCCCGTGCGCCCTCCCAGAACATGCCGCAGTCGAGGTCGAGCCCGGCcttcatggcggcggcggtggcctcgACGCCGGTGAAGTTGAGCCATTTCGCGTCCCGGACCATGACGCGCACCGAGTCGCAGTCGGAGACGATGTAGCCGTGCAGCTGCCACTGGCCCCGGACGGTTTCCGACAGGAGGCGCGCGTCGGCGCAGGCCGGGATGCCGTTGACGCGGTTGTAGGAGCACATGACGCAGctggcgtcgccgtcgcggatGCACATCTCGAAGGGGCGCTCGAAGGTCTCGACCATGTCGCGCTCCTGGACCCGCGCGTCGAAGGTGAGGCGGTCGGCGTCGAACCACGCGTCCACGTCGTAGGCCGCGAAGTGCTTGCAGCAACTGGACACCTTGATGGGCCGTGAGAACGGGTCCCGctccccggcggcgacggcgccggtgGAAACGTCCTGCATCCCGCGGACGAAGTTGACGGCGTAGCGGCCGACGAGGAAGGGGTCCTCGCCGGGGGTCTCGCTGGCGCGGCCCCACCGCGGGTCGCGCACCACGTTGATGTTGGGGCTCCAGTAGGTGAGCTCGGCGTGGCCGAGGTTGTACATGGCCCTGATCTCCGTCGACACCGCGCCGCCGATGGCACGCCACAGCGACTCGTTGAACGCGGCGGCGCTGTTGATGACGAGCGGGAAGCTGGTGGCGCCGGGCACCACGTCGCCGAACCACGTCCCGCCCGGGCCGACGTCGGACACGCCGTGCAGCGCCTCACCCCACCACTTGTACGGCGGGAGGCCGACGCGGGCCGCGCCCTCGGCCTTGTCCCCGAGGTTCCTCACCTTCTCCTCCAGCGTCAGCTGCCCCACCAGGTCGCGCACCCGGTCGCCGTACGGCAGCGACGCGTCGCAGTACCGGAAGCGCGACATGTCGAGGCCCAGCGCCGCGAAACGCGCCGGGTCGCACACCTTGGTGTAGTTCCTCCCGTTGGTGGTGATGGGaccgcgcccgccggcgccggcgccggcggccgcgggagAGGCGGCGGCAATAATGGCGCACAGGAGGGCGGCCAGGAGTGCGGGAGGGAGCCGGCGGAACGAGGAGGATGCCGATGCCATTGTGGCAAGAGGCATCCTCTGCTCCGGGAGGCTCGGGCTGGACGAGGAGTGAACAGTTCCATGGGGGCGGTGTATATAGGAACTAGGGAGGGTGTGACCGAGTGACGAGCATCGTCTGCGACATGAGCACGCAAGGAGCGTGGAAGCTAAAAAAAAGACGGACCAGCTGGAATCCGGGAAATTCAGTGCGGTTGTTTATAACAGGATGAACAGCATGGTGCGCTTCAGGATCGTCTTGTCTTTGCTTCGCCAGGACAAGCTGTAAACCGGCAAGGGCATTAAGGCGTTCACGTTCCGGCGCCAGCGAGGATGATAGGATAGGATACGATGATGATAGGGCATACGGAGGAAGTAACTTCTTGTGCTCTTGGCAAATTAACCAGCATACGAGACGATACGATTATGGTCTGATGTGCACCCAAGTTAGGAGGAAGCTTGCCGTTGCCTTTTTACTCTGGTCGTCGCCTGCTTGTCTAGAACCGAGTGAGTTTCCGGCAGGTAAGACCGTAAGACATGTGCGACATCAGATTTGCAAGTGCAAGTAATAGGTGCTCGAAGTCTAAGAGGAGAGCCGTGAATTAGACAATCTTAAAATTCTTAACCTATGACTTTTACTATTTACTtcaaaatataaactagatcaCGCTATCTAGATATGCAACAAATGTTGATCCAGTGAAACTTCTcacccaaaacaagttttgcaaacTAAAGCCAATCGTGTAAAGACTCTACTCTAGTAAGTAAAGCAGTCAAGTTGCAAgatatgaaatgcggaaacgtacaGGAGTAGGTTAGGAAGGATGCAAACTTAGGCACGACAATTTACCCCATAGTATCGGTAGGCAAATGCCACCCCTGGTCCACGTTGGAGCTCCAGCGAGGATAtgttcccggtcaccaagtctctcccggtTAAGATTTTGGACTCGCCACAAAGGTTCGTGCCAAGCCGGATGAGAGATCAAAATCATCAGATTTTGCAAACTCCCTCTCTTCCGGTCACCTTGACGCCGTCTTCACTAAGGAGTTTGTCCACAAAGAAGGGGTCTCCTCATCCCCCGCACACGGTTGTTGacaccgctccacaccaagtcggagggtcgaagacttccGACGAGCCACAAAGGCTCCAAGGCGCCGGCACACCTCGTACAGttgtggttcactccttgaaccgatcacaaggtagcaacaccttgcactctctcttaTATAGGCCTATcatagcactaatcactcttctaagcaTGTGCTAAGGCTTTGATTaatcacttatgcacttttggtggcttggatgtgtttttgatgagttttgatctccaatgggttcctgcacactccagcaactccaaatgggcgagtggagggggtataaatagcccaaggcatcaaagagtcgttgctccaacggctagttaaagtgtaccatcagaTATTCCAATGGTATGCATTTTGTAgtatcggaacatccggtgctactaGCCATTGACCTCCCCGCGCCCAAATTCCTTATCGACGCAATCCACCGACTGATTCGTTGCGCACCAATTCATCCGCTACTTCTTCTGATGGTTCTTTGCCCAAAACATCTTTGAAACTTGGCAAAGTAAATATTCTTCATCCAACGGTCACCGACCCAATGCATCGGATCATGGTGCTTGGTCGACTTTCTTCTTCAGCCTAACGATTCGTTTAATGCATCTAGAAATTAGGCAATCAGATCATCCGAAGGTCCTAGTTGACTTGTCTCTTATGCAGCGTATCAAAACATCTGATGGTTGCTCCGATGCTTTTCACAAgggccatcggaacatccgatggtcacAGTTTCCTTCTGCAGGCTCGTCATCGACTGATTCGATGGCTCTCTCCTTGCCGCTAGCAAAAGAGTCGGTGACTAAAGTAAAtgttgttttctttatttttttcttgtctTTTATTGTGGTTGCTTCCATAAGACCGAGAATCCCTTCAAGACATATTCTAAACATTTTATTAGTCCTAATGATCATGTTGTCATATAATCACTAAAATCATAAACAAATGGTTTAATGGGGCCATGTCCATTATAGCAAGAACTTTTATTCGCTCGGGTTACTTACTTTGCTACACACGTCCAGCCATTCATGGCTTGCGGTCGATGAATGATGCGTACAAGAAGACTTGCGACACATGCGGCTGGATCTGTGTTAGTTGGGCCTTGACCTCGGCCCGTCGCGCATGTGGGGGAGGTGATGCAAAACGACGACGAACCACCAGGCTGGAGCTCCCGGGCTATACTGCTAGTTCACCTCACCTCGTGCTCGCGGCCCGGCTGGTAGTCTGGTTCCAACCAGCTGCTGGCGGGCAGGCGCAGGCTGGTTTATTCCTTACCGGCCAGCCGCCCTCCTCGGCCATGGCCTATCTACTGTTTGATAGCGAGCGATCGACCCCCACAAGCGGCTGCAGACTCTGATCTTTGAATGTGGAGTGACTGAGTGAACTCAAGGGTTGTACCTTTTGGTGCAAAACTGCAGATATAGATGTCCATGTAGCCCGTAGCCCATTAGCCTAGCACAgagcccttttttttttgcccgaACCTAGCTCGGCCCAGCTTGAAGTTCTTCGGGCCCATGCTGGCTCGGCCCGGTAGCTCGTGCTGGGCGTGGGCCGCCACCAAGGCATGACGGGCGGCCTGGCCCGACACGATTTTTAGAGGCTGACCCAAGATGGCCCGTTAACTCCTTCAAACCTTATCCAGTTATCCTCACCCTGTCTCAAAATCCCACCCACATAATGCCTCCCCGACTCCCCTGCCATCCTCCCGAGTGCCgacctccccttcccctccaaCCATCCGCCTCCCCtccatcctccccttcctctccagcCCCCATTTCCCTGCCTCCCCTCCAGCCTCTGCCTCCCTCCGGTGCTGGCGCGCAAGGAGTAAGCTGgggccgccgctccacctcccctcccctccaccaCCGCTTGTCTTCCTTGCCGCTGCCGAACCTCTCCGGTCTGCCGCCTGCTACTGCCATGCCCCGTCGATAGCTCCTTGTCCTGAGGTAGTCACTCGAAGGTCGCCCAATCCAGGCATCCCCAGATCTGCCGGATGGCACCAGGACCCATGAACCGGCAGTCTCCAAgcctctccaccaccaccaccaagggAGCCCGACGCTGCCGCCACAGGTAGGCTTCGCGTCGCTCCCAATGGCCGTGCCTATCATCGGTCTCTCCAGGAAGCTCGACGGCCAGGGTAGGGTGCATGGTggcagcaccaccacctgccGGCCATCTTCCCCAAGAAGACCGACCGCGGCCGCCGTACCACACCGCTACAGCCCCGGCCGACCGTCTCCGCTGCCACCCATGCTGCCGCAGCTTCCACCGGCCCCCTTCACGGCCGGCACCTTTCCGCCCCACCCGGGCGACACGAGCCTAACGAACTCATCATGCTTTACGGGCTAGCCCAGCACGAAATGGGCTCGTGGGCCTGTGCCTGGGCTGTTGGTGCAACCCGTGGGATggcacggcccggcacgatAGAGGCATAGTGCAGGGCTAGGCCTAGCATGAAGTTGGCCGGGTCTAGCTAGGCCCGTGCCAGGCTGGGTCGGGCCACCCATTTCGACATCTATAACTACAGATGGacataagagcaactccaacaggaTGGTCATTTGGCTCTCCAAGCTAAAATTTGTCAAGTTTGCTAGAAAATCAGGCTCCAACAAAGTTGCCATCGGACTTGTCAAATGCTCCCCCACACTCTCCAAACTTGGCAAGCGAGTTTGGCTTTCCAAATGTGCAAAATGGAGGGTGTAAAATGGAGAGTCTGTTGTGGTGTGAAATGGTGAGGTtgttggagtggatggagagtgTAGATTTTTAGAGAGGAAGCTAACTATTGAGATTTGGAGAGTGGgaaatggatagtctgttggaATGAGCAACTCAATATGGAGATGAATTATTTTGCCAACTTGGATAGAGAGTCAAATGGAGAGTTAaaaatggatagtctgttgaagttgctcttgcttACATATACGGTGGCGATGAGGCACGTGTTGTCGTGTTGTGTTTCTAGGACGTGCGCCGTAATAAACACAACAAGAGCAAGTGCACTGACACGTCCACGTTTCGCCAGCGATGACACGGAATGATTCTCGGATGACCAACACACACCTGCTTGTTGTTAAGGTGATTTAGTCCATCAACCtatgctcccgcacgggctaatattttaaaagctattgtatttgaaaattatttaaaattaaaatcctagctaataatcaaaattatttacctactactctctcattttttaaatacttcaacataatactcatataaatgtgtacttatctttatccagttatgattgatttttaattagtaattactctatacacttttccattcacattcacacttttttttatttcgtattgcacctccatacattatgtttagcacaaaaattaatatttttcatcacttcctcctatacatgtataaatggtctacatggtgacattCATCATGC encodes the following:
- the LOC117854819 gene encoding beta-xylosidase/alpha-L-arabinofuranosidase 1; this encodes MPLATMASASSSFRRLPPALLAALLCAIIAAASPAAAGAGAGGRGPITTNGRNYTKVCDPARFAALGLDMSRFRYCDASLPYGDRVRDLVGQLTLEEKVRNLGDKAEGAARVGLPPYKWWGEALHGVSDVGPGGTWFGDVVPGATSFPLVINSAAAFNESLWRAIGGAVSTEIRAMYNLGHAELTYWSPNINVVRDPRWGRASETPGEDPFLVGRYAVNFVRGMQDVSTGAVAAGERDPFSRPIKVSSCCKHFAAYDVDAWFDADRLTFDARVQERDMVETFERPFEMCIRDGDASCVMCSYNRVNGIPACADARLLSETVRGQWQLHGYIVSDCDSVRVMVRDAKWLNFTGVEATAAAMKAGLDLDCGMFWEGARDFFTTYGVDAVRQGKIKEADVDNALTNVYLTLMRLGFFDGMPEFESLGAGDVCTEEHKELAADAARQGMILLKNDARRLPLDPNRINSVSLVGLLEHINATDVMLGDYRGKPCRVVTPYNAIRKMVNATYVHACDNGGCDTAEGMGRAARTAKLGDTTIVIAGLNMSVERESNDREDLLLPWNQTTWISAVAEASPHPIVLVIMSAGGVDVSFAQSNPKIGAIVWAGYPGEEGGTAIADVLFGKHNPGGRLPLTWFKNEYVNQIPMTSMALRPDAAHGYPGRTYKFYGGPAVLYPFGHGLSYTTFSYASATAGATVTVPIGAWEHCKTLTYKAGAAPSPPPACPALNVASHRCDEAVSFAVTVRNTGGVGGGHVVPVYTAPPAEVGDAPLKQLVAFRRVFVPAGAVVEVPFTLNVCRDFAIVEETAYTVVPAGASAVIVGDDALALSFAVTINLAA